From the genome of Scleropages formosus chromosome 25, fSclFor1.1, whole genome shotgun sequence:
TGAAGTCTTTGCAATATAGGCAACAACTCAGAATAAAAAATCTCCTTCCATCATAAAATCAAAACATGTTCATTCTAAGAATAAGGaaactgcagaaaagcaaaataagaGAGAAACGAaggtgtttcatttttatatagaAAAAGCATCATAATAAAGTGgatataaacacaaaaatgcaaaattttcacataaaattacaaaagaaagattaattttattaattctgcATAATTGTGTGTTAGAACATGGAATGTAGTGTATAATAAAAGCTACCTTGCTTCTACTTCACTGtactatttacagtatttactatAGTATAATATTCTTCATTTTGCCATTTGGTTTTAATAAATTGAGCACTAACATTaatgcacacaaacatgttttaatCTGTCAAGGAGCTCTGGATACTCGAATacagaaaatgactgaaatgtgaTGCGCCGAGAAACAGCAGCTACACATCATACTCAGTGCATTAAAGCTGCATTAAAGTTCAGCGGAGTCAGAAATAAGATGGTATTTTGCGGAGAGGGTGACAGTGGGCAATACTGACACTTACAGGTAAGTCAGATGTAATTCCCTCTACACAATGGAAACCCAAGAatgaaatcaatgtaaatgtcgAAAATGACAGAATACAGTACTAGATCtactatttactgtatatatacagtagtaaAACACCTACCACTATTTCCAAAGCCTTTGTGTCCCCTGTAATTATCACCTCCAGGCTGAAGAAcgttttaactgtttttttaaacgGATGGGGATGAACTCAGGTGAGCGTAGAACACACGTTATGGTAACTAAAGTACTTTTCTACAGTGCTCGTACTAATGTTATTTTCAATATGCCGTTGACTTGCTGAATTTGAATAATTATAAAGAAATGACGTAATGCACTTCTAACACCTCACCTGAGATAGTGTTAAAATCCCcacttgactttttttttttttaaattattttcatttttagtcgTTTCAAATTTTGCGCAAACAGTAAGGTCACGGGCTACATTTGGATTGAATCAcgaaatgtattatttcaattCGAAGAGATCTTGGGGAACGGAAATGGGGCACACGCAAGCTTTGATTTTTGAGACCACGTCAAGACCggaatggataaataaaaggAGTCTTCTGTTGGCAACTGCTACCTGTTCAGTGAACATACGTAAGAcataataatacacatataATGCAtgaagagaggggaaaaaaaattgaccggtgacattttttccatacataaataaatacacattctTGAAGACTTTCAAGACCAAGAAACCTCATGGTGGAATAATCCCTACTGGAACAGATCTGGTGTTAGAAACaatagttattaataataacaatttttaTTGGCTAGATGTTCACGTCCACCTCATTTCATCTCGCTCGGTCTCTCgcggtgtttaaaaaaatgccccCTTCACTTTTAAAAGGCAATGTGGTTATATTTCAGCAGTCAGGCTGTTCCTCCAGCGGCATTTAAATAGCTTATGGTTTAACATCTATCCTTTTATGCTAGAGTCATTCACCTTCCTCTCCTCAGGTAAAGAGATCTGGGCTCGAACCCGTCACCCTTTAGTTTGGTTCCCTAATCATTCCTGTGTGGGATATCAACACGCTCCGCTACACCCCCTCCCCTGAATTATACACAGCATACAATACTTTGGTTTAAtaataaactgaacaaaatgcTGATCTTTAGCAGCCACATCCGAAGCCATGTGGCGTTTGGGAGACATCACTCTGCTCCCATTTGTTCCCTGACCTCAGAAGGCAGTGTTTCAAACAGGGTGTCTTCCACAATAAGACCGCTGCTCTTCAGAGCGCGGCAGAAGCCCAGTTCTGGTGGGAGGCTTTCAAAATGGTTCCCTTTGAGTTCCAGGTGTGACAGCGACACCAGATAGGATATCTTTGGGGACAAAGTGGTCAAAAGATTCCTCCCTAACTTGAGGATCTTGAGCTTCTTGCAGAAGAAAAGCTCATCGGGGAGATTCTCAAGCTTGTTGGAGGAGACTGAGAAGTACTGAAGGCTCTGCAGGACACCGATCTCAGGAGGAATGAAGTGGATTTCATTGTTGGACAGGTCCATGTAGCGCAACTTGTGGCAGAGGAAGAGGTGGGAGGGAAGAACCTCGATCTTGTTGTGGCTGAAGTAAAGGCGCTCCAGGCTGCCCAGCTTCTTGATGTGCTCAGGGATGTAGGTTATGCTGTTGTGCCACAGCTTCAGACAGGTGAGCTTTCGCAAGTGCTGGAAGCTGACAATCTCCTCAATTGACTTGAGGTTGTTATCCTTGAGGTCCAGTTCTTGCAGGTTGGTGAGGCTGAAGATGGCATGAGGGATCCTCTCCAGCTCACAGTGCACAAGCTCCAGTTCAACCAGGTGGACAATCTTCTTCAGGTTGTTAAACATGACCAGCTTGGTTCCATCATTATGTATGAAGAGGCGTTGCAGATGGCTGGACACGTCCACGATGGACTGAGGGATCTTGGACAGGTTGCTCTTCAGATAAAGGGTCTTCAGGGACTTGAGTTCACGCAGCGACTCAAGGTTGACATTTCTAGAGATGTCAGTGCTGAAGGACCCACTGAGGTACAACTCCTCTAAGTTACGTAGGCTGTAGATCCAAGATGGCAACTCCCTGCTGTCATCAAACTTGACATGCAATACTTTAAGGTTCTCCTTCAGAAAGGCAACGGCAGCACTGTGGATGTTGAGGGAGCACTGGTACAGCGACAGCTCCTGAAGATCCTTCAGCTGAGAGATTGATGCTGGTATGGTGACATTGTTAATGATCTCCAGCTTCAAAGACTGGAGTTCGGTGATCTCGAAGATGGTGTCGGGGAGGCCGGACAGCATGAAAAGCTGCAGCTCCAACCTGTTGTTGCTGTTGGTCTGCATCCTCTGGCGGAGCTTCTCAGCTGTCCATTCATGGTTGAGGTTGATCTGCTTCAGCTTGTTCTCGCTGACCTCCGACAGAAAAACCGCAAACCTCTTGGAGTACAGCGGATCGTATTGGTCGATCATGTGCAGCATGAAGGCAAAGTCATTCTTTACATCGGGAATGTCGTCAATCCCCGTCTCCTGGCGAACGTACTCAAAAGAGTACTCCTTGAGGGAGCGGTGAAACAGCCAGTAAAGGGTGTAAAGGCACGTGAATCCATAGACGCCCACAAAGCACAGGTAGCAGTAAGCCAGCTTGGAAAACAAGTGGGCCTTGGTGTGATTGCACGAGAAGTGTTTGTAACCAGTCATGTCCTGAATATCAGCATCGCAATTCACGATGACCTGCACCTCGGACACCAGCATAGTGTTGTAAGCGATGATCAGGAGGAAGTTGAGCACTTTGAGTACATTCTGGCGAACATACATCATGTAAAGCAAGTCCCCTTCCTCCACGTGGAGGCGgaattttttaatcttttcaaaCAAGGCCTTGGCTTGTTCTCCCTCCTTCTTGTCCAAGACGCTTGCATCCGGCTTGTCCACAACCACCTTCTCCGGAATGGACCTGAGGGACTGGGCTTTTTCCAGGTTGCCTTCAGCTGTGCCCCCGTGTATGTTGTGTTTGTTGACGATTTTCTTTGCGTCGTCCTTCTCCTCCGGATTTTCCCCCGACACCTCGGACAGAGCCCGCGTGGTCCAAGGCGAGTCAAAGCACTTCCCCAAGATGGAAATGAAGTGCTCTATTTTGGAACTGGAGCCTGGAAACTTGAACCAGAAATTGCTGCAGACCATGAAAATCAGAGTGTGTATGAGCACCAGGTAAGGGAGGTACTTCGCGTACCAGTGCAGCGCCTTCTCGTAGCATATCTGATTGATGTAGCTGTACTGCTGAAGGTCCAGATTGGTCTTTAGGCCCTTCACTTCGCTGATTCCTGGTATGGGAGCCAAAGGGGAGTTGGCAGATGTTGCGTCTAGATGATTTGACAAGGCCACAGTATGGTTTGGCGGAAGCTTTCTTTCCGGAAGGCATATGATTTTGTCTTGCATTACCTAGAAAGCAATGAAgaggaagtttaaaaaaaaaaaaaaacatgtaaatcaaATTGACTTTTGTGATTATTGAAAAACACTCTGAAAGTAGATTTGTTTCTATCAAAGTGGTTGCCAGAGAGCTGTGAGAATTTGTATGTTCtaactgtgtttgtgttgatttcctccaggtgctctggtttccacccacaggtGGAAGTCACAGCTGGTGACTGAGATTTCCCTACAATGAGCCAGCACCCCAAAAGGGAGTACCCTGCCTGGTACCAGCAGATATTGATAATGATGAACAAACAATCCCTTGCTGTATGTTAAGACTATAACTGATATGTAGAAGTAACTTTTAAATGATAAACTAACTAgtttaacaattatttacccatttatacagctgggtctttttttttttttttaactggagtaattttttggataagtaccttgcttaagggtgttATAGCTGAAGGTGaagctcgaacctgcgaccgttGATTCCAAAGGCAGCCggtctaactgctatgctaccgaCTGCCCCCATAGCTGTTGCTGTTTGGTTCTTtgtggagaatttttttttaaaaaaaaaaaaaaactaaactgggATTAAGCCGTTTTAACACCGCGCTGACTACAggaaacacagggcgaaggATCCCTTTCCTAATGATATGTATCTTTTCTTAAGGCTCTCCCTTAAATAGACCAATTATAACATCATTTAGCAGCAGCATCTCAGTTAGTTTACATTACAGAGGACACGAGACAAGACCGGAGccacaaaatgtaatttaaacgTTATCTTTAAGGACTGCATTCGTCTTTCCAAGACAGGTCATTGCTAATGGTTCGTGTTTGGAAAAAGGTTTGGATTTTTACAAGCGGTGGAAGGAGCCCCGACCGCCCTCTAAAGAGCGCCGTCAACGTCCTGGTCCCGTCCTCCAGCGCACCCTGACAAACGGCACATGCGCTTTCCATCCTCCAGGGGGTCCGGAAGGCCACGGGACAGCGCGGACTGCGCCGGAGACTATGCCGCAGAACGGCGCTGCCGCGGCTGAGTCACGCAGGAAATGAGCGGTTACCGCGAGGGCGCCAGATTCCAGAAAAACACAGCCGGGGACACGTTTCTAAACGATGTTCTCCTACTGTAGCGTAATCCGTCATAATCAAAAACGTTCCTTCTCCGTCGCTCCTCTGACAAGCGTAACCGAGTCCAGGGCACGGCGACGCGGTTGGCCCTCGCGCCCGGGACAATCGCGTTTCGAGAAGGGCGGCATAATGTGGAACAAATTAGTTGTGCCCTTTCAGAGAGCGCCATAAGAGCCCGACGACCCAATTACCATCCCGCGCGAGAGGTCTCGTCCCAGACAAGAGCGGCCCGTCGGCATTTACCCAGCATGCAATTCTGCCGGGCGGCTCCCCTGGGGGACAGACCGGCGGAAATCCGCAGCCCTCGGGTCGCTGGACGCTCCATTAAGACGCGCCGACGATTACATTAAGATATAGAGCATGTGCATTAAGGCGGCGAGGAGAGGCCTCCTCCGGCTGCTGGATTCTGCTCTTCCTTGGATCCCGCGGCTCCTCCGAGAGTAGCCAGACGGGAGGTGTGACGAACGCACAGAAACGTTCCGGCGTATTCCGCCGCTAAAAATAAAGGGTCGCGTTCGGAGCCAAGCGCAGACGCTGACATGTAAACATGGTGGTCGTTCTCGTTTACCTTCCAAATATAAACTACTCCGAATAGAGGGGGTTTAATGGCTACAAGCTGTTGCTGGAGCACCGCATGCCAGCTAGCCAATGAAAGGGGGGGGCGAGGTAGGATGTGGTACGATGGTGGGGGGAGGACCTCTAACGAGCACAGAGGGGCGATGGAGAAAGAAACACCTCCCCCTCCACGGCAGTGAACTTGGATCACATAGTGAGACTTGTATCAGTCGACACCGTGCCATTTTTGAGCCTGGCGCCGGGGGGGGTCACATGTTGCACTTTACCGCTAATTTCCCAGACTGTTACTGCGGGACGTCTAACTAGCTGGGAGAGGAATGAAACGGCGGCCGGGCGGCTGCGCATGACAGCAGATGTTTCCCATTGTcacatgtggtgtgtgtgtgtgtgtgtgtgtgtattatatataaaaacacatatatataaataaactatgagagagagagacaatgtGGCACCAGCACAGGGACTAGGAATTATTCATGGGATAAAGAGAAGAGAAAGACACTCCGGGCATTTTCCAGGGCTGTGGTTGCAAGGTTTCTCCTTAACCGACCTTGTTCTTTTCCAAAAACGCAACGCAACAGAAGAGAGGAAACCTTGAAGGGGAAAAACACACTCGAAAACGCGTTTGCGCCACGACGCCGGAGCGGTACCGCGAGCCGTCGAAAGGCGAGGTCATCGCCGGTTTGAACTGTCGGCGCGGTTCGGTCCCGGGCTCTAGTTTCCCCCACTCCGACCGGGCGAGCGTCACATTTTTGGTCTTGAACGTCCGAACACCTGCGGCGCCGGCGAGATGCCCGGGAAGGGATCGGCGGACGGTTGGGGGTTGGGAACGTTTCGGGTCGGGAGCCGAGCAGGTTCTCGGTCGGGGGTTCGGGAGGATCTGGACCGCGGGCCGGGCAGGCGTGGGCGCCGGTTCGGCCGGTTCGCTTACGTGCAGCGTGCACCCGAACACTCCGATCATGAGCATGACCACAGAGAGGTAGTCCGTGAACACGTCCCACCACGGCTTCAGCACCCGGAACGCCGGCTGCTGTTCCATGAAGTGCCGGAACTCCGTCACGGGAATCATGGCTCCTGCGGGAAGATGGGGGGGGTATCAGCTGATAATGTGGCATCATCCTACTCCGCTCAACTCCATCCTGAGAGAACTTAGACCCTGCATCGTTCTAGTCGTGTGGAAAAAAGGCGCAAAGGTTTCCAGCGAACGGCAGCGTAAAACCTTGCCTGAACACGACCTTGTTTGAGCTGCGACTCTGGTTACCGCGGTTGGACGAGCCACACGCAGTTCAATAAGCACCGCCGTTCCCTCCCCAGCCACACTCCAGTGCGGGATGTTTTCATTGGAAGGCACTTCTCTGCCCTTATACAACCAAAACATCgcttatgaaaatgtaaaccCTTTTACATAGCACAGCCTTGCACTTTACCATGGTATTCCTTCCTGttatgtggtcattttacttccatgaCGGGCATTTTCTCCCGTGCGACGGCATCGCCCCATTGTCGGACGTTGTGTAACAGACACTCGCTTGGTGTCCCAAACCCGAAAGGTGTATATCCCTCGGTGGTGTCCATCTGCCTAAATTTACCGTGGTGACAATGACTAGCAGAGTACACAGAGCCTTAAATCTGGCGCTCAAATGACGATTGTCCGCTGGCTTCGCCACACAGTACCTCTAACACCTTGGAGCAATTTATgctaagtaccttcctcaagggtactacagccggaagtaggaatcgaacctgcaacctttgggtccaaaggcagcagctctaccagCTGTGTAGGAACAGGTTTATAAAtattgtgattttaaaaaaaaaaaaaaaaaaaaagtcgagGGTCgcggaggtccagagcctatcctggaaaaatAGAGCGTGAGGCAGGATGCAAGACAAAAACATcgtttataattattcatttattcagcattaAAAATCTGCCTCTGACTTTCTTCCGTGTCCGCATGGGACCTCGGAGACGGAAACACGGCGAcccggtggcacagcgagtagcgctgccgtctcaaggcacctgggtggtgtgagaggatatgggttcgatccccgctcagtctgtgtggtgtttgcatgttctctctgtggggtgctctggtttcctcccacagtccgaagacatgctgttcaggttcccccatagtgagtcagttccactgatgtatggatgagtgacccagtgtaagtagtgtatctagcagtgtaagttactgcggtgaataaagtgtgtgggctgataacaatacatagagttcactggaagtcactttggaggaaagtgtccgctaaataaataaacgtacaAACAAATTTTGTGCCTTTTGGAGGCCGGCCAAAGATTTTACAGTTACAACTTTCTATGAAAACTCGGGTCTTAATCCCTTGAGTGCGAAAGAATTTAAACGGCATCTTTTGGAACGCCGGGACGTTCCGTCTGTGAACACGGTGCATTTCAGTGTACAGGGAGAGaaagcaaattacatttttttctacatataccaatatttacaaatacaaatactgcagcaggtggtatgATGGTTCAAGAACTCAACTAACCCTCATGCTATAAGCCCAAGAGCTTCGCAGCTGTTGGACCCTTGAGGAGGCTGCTTTCCCTGAATTACTACAACTGATTTTTAGTGCCTCGAATGCATCAAAATATAATGTTTCGCGTAAGGTCATTTGGAAGTAGATGACATACAATAAGAGCGCAACTCATAACTGTAGAGTACATTCCTTCGGTACGGTTACACAAGTAACATCATACGTGTCATAGTAGAATATATAGTCGCGTTTTTTAGAAATACTTACAAAGCTTAGATTTTATCTCATCAAGGTTTCGTATCGTATCCAGCTTGAGGTTCAGACCTGAAAATGATGCAAAACCATTTATTAAGAGAGAGAAAATTGCACAAGAAACCATAGTAAAGGTCAGATGACTAAGGTAAAACGTGAACCAGATGCTTCCTTACTACGGCCACGGCTTTTCTGCTTTTATCGCTGCTCCATCGTACGCGCCTGCGGGTCTCAGATAGTCACACCCACACCAGAGAAGCCACTCAAGCGTGTTTACGTAAATCTAACTACGGTAAAAACAGTCCCAAAGCTCGCGGCATCATCCTCGCCGAGGCCTCCCGCTACGGTCCCTCCGCATCTCCTCCAGCCGCTGTTACTTCGCTTCCCGAAAATCCGGAACCGCGGAGGCCTCGACACCGGTGCCGTGGGACGGCACACGAGGGCAAAGCGCTGCGTAACTATAAAAAGGGTGggacattattttattttaaggtaTGAATGCTGGggttcagcagaaaaaaaggggggggggggggggggtagggggaaaaaaaaattgcatagaGTGATACATCATGCCAAGCTTTTATATTTCTAAGTGGGTAAAGAGCCACACAGAGGGACTTGAGTATAGCCTCAACTCGGTGGGATGGTTAGAAGTGCAATAAAACAGGCAATTAGAGGCGCTATTATATACTGTGGTACTATTATAGTTATATAATAGTTATATAGATACTATTACATTGCGTATAAGGAAATATGAAAAGATGGAGAAGAGAATCTGAGACACTGTCATTAGGATGGTTCAGAATTAATGCATGGAATGAAGGTTGGGACACGCTTTAGGTTCTACCTAGGgattcatttttgttgtttcataATGGTCACTTTAAAGAGTTTTACAGTAACTCATAAACATCTCGGAAATATTCCGCAGTTTGGGGACgtactgggtttttttttgatGATTACATCATTTAGTTTTCATTACCGAGGCCTTTAAAGGGCCAAAATGCACACGGCGTGCGCAGCTCTCGGCAAATTCGCCGCTCAAAATCACATCTCACACTGATAATATGACGCCCGAGTGTCACAAGGAAGATGAACTTGTAGCACTTGATGAGCTCTTCTTAAAACCACCGAACCACAGTTCAGATCCACCCTTTCCTCTCAGGAAATGTGTCATTTGTTGAACAACAGCTCCTAAAAAAGGATCCATTCATGTGGGATTTGATCCCAGGGTCGAGCAACCTGGGCTCCCAGggtcgggggagggggttgggggctCTTGGCAccaagaacttttttttttttttattttaaaagtttgtagAGGAAAACATatgtgtgtatctctgtgtgtgtgtgtgtgtgtgtgtgttctcacatCCCACAACGCACCTAGTTCCGCCCCCACATAGTTTccttactaaaaaaaaaaacaacacactttcagcagcagcagacagtgtaaccatttttctgttatttattagCGCGCGACTCACATCCCATTCAATCACGGGAGCGGAGTCCTCCCCCACGTACCATGTAATACTCtggtaaacacagtaaatggaaaaaaggtacACGTGGAAAGCCTTACAACACGCGCGCCAATGTCACCACGTGGACAGCGCTGAGGGCCCTCGATCCCAGAGAgaagggactcgaacccatggCGCTCCCTCCCTGTTTACACAGGCCCTGTTCCCCCCTCCGGCGGCTCCTTTCTTCCCTGGGAGGCGCGACCCGGGCGCGTCCCCGCCGCGCTTCAAACCCGCTCCCGTCGGGACGGAAAGTTACCCGCGGGCTCCCGACAGGAGCTGCGCGTCCCCGCTCGTTttgccgccgccgctgccatCAAGCGCCGTTCCGTTCGTGCGCGCGCGATCGCGCCCCCGAGCCGCCGGTCCGAAACGCGCTTACTTACCTCCCGCGCCGTCCTGCCCGCTCAGCTCGgcctttcctctctctttcctctttttcttcttcttagttattattttttgctctttccttCCAGCAGAGTGGGGCGGGcggccggggggggggatgcagaTGATTGTAGCGGCGGCCGCATCCGCGCGTGCTTCTGGCGCGGCGCAGGCGCTGCGCGTGCCCGCTCGCTTCGCCGGCTCGCGCGCGCCTCTCAGTACCGCCGCTgccggggaggggaggggagcggaggggaggggaggcgtGAATAGGGCCGAGGTCGGTGGGGGGGTCGTGTTTTAATTCCTGGGTCGGGATCCTTCTGGAGAGTgggcctggggaggggggaggggcggtAATGGGTGGGTCGGGGGGCGGGGCCAGCGACGCAGTCCAGCGCTGGACCTGCAGGCCCGCGCGTGTTGATCCGGGTGCGGGGCTCGGACACCGTGTGTCGCTCATCGCACTTGACACTCGCGCGTCGGAACACAAAGAGCCcccaggtggcgcagcggttaacGGCGCCTCGTGCAGCGTGAAGGTACACGTTCCAAAGtaaaccacccccccccccccccccccccgatgctgatcaaggtacctaacagtaaaaatcacccagctgttgcgttggaaaaaagcatcaactaaaaaTGAACGAATGAAACCTTAATAATAATGCGAGAGAGGAATTGTGTTCGGTCGCAGCAGCAAACACTGTACAACATACATGgataataaatatacacacacatacagtatgtacatgtaCATAACACTAACCACACATATAgataagcaacaaaataaatgttaccaAGTGAAAGAAGTTTAATAAtaggttttattctttttcttcttcttcttcttcttcttcttcttcttattattattattattatcattattattattataagaggAGGGACTGATGTCTCAAGGGGCTGGAACACATGGGGCTCTGACAGAAACCAGCATGCTTGCAGAAGTaggggcacagctggtagtacagGGGTTAAAGCTCCTGCCTTTAtgcctaaaggttgcaggtttgaatcccaccccctgctatGGTACTTTtcaacaaggcacttaccctgaattactccagtatcattaccctgctatataaatgggtaaatagctgtaagtaccttaactttgtaagttgctcaAAATGTCAGATAAACCTAAGTAGGTTCTTGTAAAGGACATGTCCGGATGGAACGTGTCCAGCGCTGCAGGGTGATGTTGGGCCTGTGTGTAAATCCCAGCATTCAAACATTAGCACTAGTATCATTTACTCGTGTTCAAGAACTGGTGCCAAAATGGGTGAAAGatccaaagaaaaacattgattTGACGGAAAGTATCTGATGAAACttttctgctccagctgctAATATTAAGGAGTAGTTTAGAGGAGGACATTTAAAACTAATGTAATTATTTAGCTGGGAAGAGTAAACTTCTTGCCGCATGGATCCTGTTTAAATTGCTTCCAGAAGAGTGAGCATAGCTGCGGTACACAAGAGGgacaaacagtgtaaactgtaGCTGTATTGTTCATCTGGCAGGATGTTGACGGTACAAACGGTAAGAACCCTGTCCTGCAATAACGCACGATACCGAATACGGAAGTGATCGGTACATTTATGTTATAATTAAACAATGTCATTTTCGACAAATTCACAACATAGCAAATGTGACTTCCAGCTCCGGTACATGTGCttcttttgtcatttaaaaaaaaaaatcattttcaaagaTTATTAATCTACATGACAAGATGCAGactcgggggagggggggttgtgGGAAATCAGATCGTGTCTCAAACTAAGACGCACTTAGGGACAATTCAAAAAGAGGATCCGTTTTGTGTTGtcccatttttattattattagctgatgcttttctccacagcagttTATGATGTTAAAgaggtgtgtaatttttacttcatcagcTCAGAGTAGGTACCCTaatgaagggtactgcagactGTTGATTGCAAgtcagtggctctaaccactacgccacctgctgtcccacgttagattacatttacattaattcattagcagatgcttctctccaaagcgacgtacatctcatagaaaatacaaagtgtgcattacattaggagaaagagacatagttgcagacgtatGATTCTTCactagttagtttctttccactatctgcaccgatgttcatcactcgagtagccgcataaaacgcagaatattgacgattcctgatcaccttcctactaatttttttttttttttttgagatacacaaacatttatgtacattacaagAGTAACTGCGTAAAAGCTTATCTAGGCATAATTttaaagttatgatgcatgaacatttataccttacataaacttaagagatcatgggcagagtctggaagaggtgagttttaagaccaaTTTAAAAgcggacaaagattcagcagttctgagggagagggggaggttgttccaagTTAGCATGTGCAGCAGTTGCAGAGCAGATAGTGCGGGTGCCTTCAACCTCAGatgctgcaggttcaagtcccatttgtttctgtagtacccttgagcaaggtatttaccctgtaTTACTATGCTAAAAATTACCAGgatatataaataggtaaataattgtaggtacctcaGTTTTacaaggtgctttggagaaaagcaggagctaaatgaataaataaggatAAATTTGAGGCATAAGGTTTGTGATGCTTCAGTAGATATGttcttatttattacatttatatggaTGATTCATCAGAGTCACAATGATCACAGAGCACCACTCAACCGGCCTTATTGTAGCACGGAGTCATTTTTTAGCTCCGTTtactcaaatgttttttttcttctatcaCCTTAATGCAATAAGTTTCATTTCCTCATTGTGAAGTAGCTTAAATATGTTCAGAAAAATGAAAGGTGATCATATCACTCAGGGAtcgaaattaatttaaaacatttatgtcCTTCCACATTGCGCAAAATACTTGTTTTTTGTAGGCAATGCAGCGAAATTGCACCGACCTCGTCGTCAACGAAACGATGACCTGAAAGGGATGCAAACCCCCCTCCCGATGGAACAA
Proteins encoded in this window:
- the lrrc8c gene encoding volume-regulated anion channel subunit LRRC8C, which encodes MIPVTEFRHFMEQQPAFRVLKPWWDVFTDYLSVVMLMIGVFGCTLHVMQDKIICLPERKLPPNHTVALSNHLDATSANSPLAPIPGISEVKGLKTNLDLQQYSYINQICYEKALHWYAKYLPYLVLIHTLIFMVCSNFWFKFPGSSSKIEHFISILGKCFDSPWTTRALSEVSGENPEEKDDAKKIVNKHNIHGGTAEGNLEKAQSLRSIPEKVVVDKPDASVLDKKEGEQAKALFEKIKKFRLHVEEGDLLYMMYVRQNVLKVLNFLLIIAYNTMLVSEVQVIVNCDADIQDMTGYKHFSCNHTKAHLFSKLAYCYLCFVGVYGFTCLYTLYWLFHRSLKEYSFEYVRQETGIDDIPDVKNDFAFMLHMIDQYDPLYSKRFAVFLSEVSENKLKQINLNHEWTAEKLRQRMQTNSNNRLELQLFMLSGLPDTIFEITELQSLKLEIINNVTIPASISQLKDLQELSLYQCSLNIHSAAVAFLKENLKVLHVKFDDSRELPSWIYSLRNLEELYLSGSFSTDISRNVNLESLRELKSLKTLYLKSNLSKIPQSIVDVSSHLQRLFIHNDGTKLVMFNNLKKIVHLVELELVHCELERIPHAIFSLTNLQELDLKDNNLKSIEEIVSFQHLRKLTCLKLWHNSITYIPEHIKKLGSLERLYFSHNKIEVLPSHLFLCHKLRYMDLSNNEIHFIPPEIGVLQSLQYFSVSSNKLENLPDELFFCKKLKILKLGRNLLTTLSPKISYLVSLSHLELKGNHFESLPPELGFCRALKSSGLIVEDTLFETLPSEVREQMGAE